From Candidatus Binatia bacterium, the proteins below share one genomic window:
- a CDS encoding PIN domain-containing protein, producing the protein MAVMVETTLWVDHFRASTPQAVKDQVLPIVNQRNVCVVEPVLFELLANVPRRDRRRLENYFALVSLLPAQATLWRDTISLGQKCVDAGLTLPSMDLLIAAAAIHHDAEVVTFDAHFADIATLSPLRASVLTRAV; encoded by the coding sequence ATGGCAGTGATGGTCGAGACCACGCTCTGGGTGGACCACTTTCGCGCCTCCACGCCACAAGCGGTCAAAGACCAGGTGCTCCCGATCGTCAACCAGCGAAACGTGTGCGTCGTCGAGCCGGTGCTGTTCGAGCTGCTGGCGAATGTTCCTCGGCGCGATCGCCGGCGGCTGGAGAACTACTTCGCGCTCGTCTCGCTCCTCCCGGCCCAGGCCACGCTGTGGCGCGACACGATCTCGCTTGGGCAGAAGTGCGTTGACGCTGGCCTGACGCTTCCGTCGATGGACCTGTTGATCGCCGCAGCGGCGATTCACCACGACGCTGAGGTCGTGACGTTCGACGCACACTTCGCTGACATTGCGACGCTGTCGCCATTGCGCGCGAGCGTGCTCACCCGTGCGGTATAG
- a CDS encoding type II toxin-antitoxin system VapC family toxin, translated as MKRRPPRIGALEAAIRDFAFARLALPYEAGFLAGKAFVRYRDHGGTRHSPLPDFYIGAHAALAGLTLLTRDARRYRRYFPKLNIISLAGAV; from the coding sequence GTGAAGCGGCGGCCCCCCCGGATCGGGGCACTTGAGGCGGCCATTCGAGACTTCGCCTTTGCAAGGCTGGCGCTGCCCTACGAGGCCGGCTTCCTCGCCGGGAAAGCCTTCGTTCGCTACCGCGACCACGGTGGCACCAGGCACTCTCCGCTGCCGGATTTCTACATCGGCGCCCATGCGGCGCTGGCGGGGCTCACCTTGCTCACACGCGATGCGCGCAGGTATCGACGGTACTTTCCCAAGCTGAACATCATCTCCCTCGCCGGTGCCGTGTGA
- a CDS encoding type II toxin-antitoxin system RelE/ParE family toxin, with product MIQSFRHRGLRRLYEKDDRKGLPAARVDKIGRILARLDEADEPQKMNLPGFQLHSLTGDMKRFWAVSVSGNWRIIFRFEAGHARDVDLIDYH from the coding sequence ATGATCCAGAGCTTTCGGCATCGCGGGCTCAGACGGCTCTATGAAAAAGACGATCGCAAGGGCCTCCCTGCGGCCAGGGTGGATAAGATCGGGCGTATCCTCGCCCGCCTCGACGAAGCCGACGAGCCGCAGAAGATGAACCTTCCTGGCTTCCAGCTTCACTCCCTCACGGGAGATATGAAAAGGTTTTGGGCCGTCAGCGTCTCGGGCAACTGGCGCATCATCTTCCGCTTCGAGGCCGGTCATGCCCGCGACGTCGACTTGATCGACTATCATTAA
- a CDS encoding HigA family addiction module antitoxin translates to MAMKNPPHPGLSVKHDCLDPLGLTVTAAAKLLGVTRQTLNDLVHARRGISPEMAIRLDLAFGGGADTWLRMQTTYDLAKARLTAKGRIKVKRYVAAARAA, encoded by the coding sequence ATGGCCATGAAGAACCCACCGCACCCCGGACTCTCGGTCAAGCACGACTGCCTTGACCCCTTGGGTCTAACTGTCACTGCCGCCGCCAAGCTCCTCGGTGTCACCCGCCAGACCCTCAATGATCTGGTCCACGCCCGCCGCGGGATCTCGCCGGAAATGGCCATTCGACTCGACCTCGCTTTCGGTGGTGGCGCAGACACCTGGCTTCGGATGCAGACAACGTATGATCTCGCCAAAGCTCGCCTGACCGCAAAGGGCAGAATCAAGGTTAAGCGCTACGTCGCCGCGGCCCGCGCTGCCTGA